Below is a window of Hydrogenovibrio crunogenus DNA.
GTCTAAAGCAATGGCATGGATGAATAATACTTATGTAGCCGTTGCTAATGCCAGTGGTTTTGATGGTGTGTATTCTTACTTTGGGCATTCTGCAATTGTTGGTTTTGATGGTCATACATTGGGTGAATGCGGCGAGGAAGATTACGGTATTCAGTACGCAGAGCTTTCAGTGTCGCAGATTAGAGATTTTAGAAAAAATGCTCAATCACAAAACCATTTATTTAAATTACTTCATAGAGGGTATACAGGAAAAATAAACTCCGGTGAAGATGATGAAGGAGTGGCTGCTTGTCCTTACGAGTTCTACTCGACTTGGATTAATGATCCTCAGAAAGCGAAAGAGCAAGTTGAAAAAATTACACGCTCAACTGTTGGAACTGCTGAGTGCCCAATCGAAGGCATTCCCAATGAAGATACTGTTAAAAGTCACAGTTAAGGTCTAGCTTTTCTATGGCAATTCAATTCCAGTTGAAGTTGTTCGTTCCTCAACTGGAGCTTACTATATTGGCACTCTTTGGTAGGAAAATTCAATTACTGCCTTTGGGTGCTCCGCAAAGTCGACCGATGATTCAAGAAGGAAGTATTTCGCTTCCAAGTAGCATATCTGCAGAATCCTACCTCCAAGCTAAAGCTTATTATTTTATGTGTGTCATTCATGCAATGGGGCATATTTTGTATTCAACACCCATGGATGCTCAGGGATATAAAAATCGACAGTTAGTGATGGTCTCTCTTATTGAAGATGCAAGAGTGGAGACTTTGTTGATCAATCAATACCCAGGTCTTAAGCAGCAATTCAAATCATGTTTTGTTAAACCGAATAGTGACTCTAATGATTTTGATTCAATCGCTTATGGGGTTGCTTATGGGATTTTAAATTCGAGCTATGAGTCAAGTAACTATATTGTAAGTAAAGCATTGAATGCTTTTAGGTCACTTTCATTCAACGAGTTAAATGACGCTGGTTTGTCCTTGAGGTTGGGGCTGCAGTTAGCTAATGATATTGGTCAAATGCGTATCAGTATGAACGAACGAACGGAATTTACCATTGTTGATTACCGGGATGATAATCAATATTTGTGGCAACAAGTGGAACCTGTCCTAGCTGAGGGTACGTCAAGTGATGGTAACGAAAATATTTCAGATTATGATGCGCGATCATTTAAAGAATCTTTTGCCGAAAGGGAGGTTTCTGCATTGTCGGAAACAGCACCTAATGAAGAAGGTAATTTAGTTTTCAAAGAAGTGCCTGAACATTCTGATAATGAGTTACGGAACAAAGCATCGACGCTGGCTTCCCTTTGTTATAAAGAGTGGGATTATAAGATTGCTCGATTCAAAGAGCGTTGGTGTTCCGTAGATGTATTTAAGCCAATTGATGATCAAGCTAAGCATACTAATTTGTTGGATCATTTACACGCCCAGTTGGTTTTCAAGTTGTATAAACTGATTTCGTCCTATCAGCAAAATAGATGGAAACAAAAGGCACAAAAAGAAGGTGATGAACTCGACTTGGAAGCCGTTGTGAATACTTTAGTTGATTTGAGGTCGGGACGGATTCATTCAGATCCGAATCTTTATCTTAAAATCCAGTCAGATCATCATCAAGATATAGCATTGCTTGTATTATTAGACTTGTCTGAGTCGATGAATCAGACGTACTTAGACAGTGAAATCAGTATTTTAAAAAATACGGAGCAATCAACGTTGGTGTTATCCAGTCTTTTGGATAAATTGGATCATTCTTACGCCGTTCATGGCTTCAATTCAGATGGACGTCATCATATTAATTATTATGAGTTGAAGGGGTTTGCAGAGCAAGGTGATGTCTTATCATCCAGATTGCCTAATCTCACGGCCCAATACTCAACTAGATTGGGTGCGGGTGTTCGACATGCTTATACTGAGATTGCACAGCGCCAAGAAACACATAAATTGATTTTAGTTATAACGGACGGCAAACCTTCTGATATAGATGTATACGATGAAAATTATTTAATTGAAGATGCAAAAGTAGCGGTACGAGAAGTGGAGAATAAAGGAATTAAAACTTTTTGTCTCGCCTTGGATACCGATGGTGAAAATGATTATACGCAGCAGATTTTTAAGCCTGGACACTATGGGATATTGAAAGATCCAAATAAGTTAACGGATACGTTAGTGAATCTGTATTTAAAGATATTTAAAGCGTTTATGTAATCAATCTATCTGTACGCTAGGGGATTGGAAAGTGATATAGACCCTGAATTATCAGGGTCTTAAAAGTTTGGATGTTAGTGGCTAATCATCCAAGGTCGCATTGAAGGAAACATTTTCTTTCCATCTGCTGTCCACATGAGTTTTGATTTGCCTTTTTTATGGTATTGACAACCACAACCATGTTTTAGCTTTTCGGTATTCTCGGCACGACTGTCTACAGTCGATACCTGAGGTTCGTGCTGAGCCGCTTCATTTTTTTCAATGGCATTGCGTTTGGCTGGTGCCATATCTAAAATTTCAGGTGGAATCATGATGATTCTAGGCGACAAAGTCTGGCAATGCGGGCATTGAGCTGGTTTGTTTGACTCATCCATGGTCGCGAGTTCATAAAAGATACCATGGTCAGGACACTTATAATCATAGACTGGCATAGTTTAAAACTCCTTACTTTAAGTCAGGCGCTAATGGAACTTGAACGCTATCATCGACGTATTTTTTAGGCCCTTCGGCATTCGGGTTGACATCAAACTCAAAGATATCGGTAGGCAACCATAGCGTTGCGCATGAGTTTGGAATATCAACTACACCACTGATGTGGCCTTGAACGGGAGCCGTACCTAATAGCGAGTATGCTTGTGCACCTGAATAACCAAACTTCTTAAGGTATTCGATGGCATTCAAACAGGCCTGTCTATAAGCAACGTTGACGTCAAGATAGTGTTGTTGACCCTCTTCATCAACCGAGATACCTTCAAAGATCAAATAGTCGTCATAACGCGGCGTAATTGGGCTTGGTTTGAAGATTGGGTTTTTGATGCCGTATTTTTTCATACCATCTTTAACCAGATTCACGCGTAGGTGAATCCAGCCAGCCATCTCAATTGCACCACAGAAAGTGATTTCTCCATCACCTTGACTGAAGTGTAAATCACCAACAGAAAGGCCAGCATCTTTAACGTAAACTGGGAAGTAAACTTTTGAACCACGTGATAAGTCTTTGATGTCACAGTTACCACCGTGTTCTCTTGGCGGAACGGTACGAGCTCCTTCCGCCGCTGCCGATTTAGCTTCCTCTGGTTTCATCCGGCCCATGTGTGCAGTTTCGGCGTAAGGAAGAGCTGCTAGAGGTGGCGTGCGCTCAGGATCAGTGTCAAAAAGTTCTTTTTCTCGAGTATTCCATTCATCCAACATCTTTTTGTCTGGTAGGCAACCAATTAATCCAGGATGGATTAAACCTGCAAATTCAACGCCCGGAATGTGTCTTGATTTGGTAAACATTCCATTGAAGTCCCAAATGGTTTTTTGTGCTTCTGGGAAGTGATCCGTTAAGAAGCCCCCTCCGTTTTGTTTAGAAAAGAAGCCATTAAATCCCCATTGACTGTCGGCGAATGTTCCTATGTCTAAGATGTCGACTTCTAGTAGGTCCCCTGGTTCTGCACCTTCGATTCCGACTGGGCCTGATAAAAAATGTACTTGAGTCAAATCGACGTCACGAACATCGGCGGCATCATCATTGTTTTCGATTTGCCCCCCTGTCCAGTCCATGCATTCGATGATGAAATCATCACCAGGTTTTACCATTGAAACCATTGGGATATCAGGGTGCCAGCGGTTATGGATATTATCATGCTCGTACGCGGATTTGTTGAGGTCGATTTTAATAATAGTTTCGGCCATTTTGGTTCTCCTGTTGTATAAATTTAACTTGGTTTAGCTTAAACAGATAAAAATGACGCAACTTTATCTTCGTCGACTTCATTGCGTGGCTGATCGTGAATGATCTTGCCTTTTTCTATAACAATAATTCGATCGGCTACATCCAAAGCGAAGCTTAAAACTTGCTCGGATACGATGATTGATAACCCTCTGGAGTCGCGGATTTCCTTCAAGGTGTGAGCCATTTCTTTGATGATTGAAGGCTGAATACCTTCTGTCGGTTCGTCCAATAACAGAACGTCTGGGTCACTTGCAAGTGCACGGGCAATCGCCAGTTGTTGCTGTTGACCACCGGATAGGTTTCCGCCACGACGTTTTCTCATTTCACGTAAAACTGGAAAGATATTGTATAAATCTTCCGGTACTTCCGTTTCTTTGGTACTGGTCAGTCCTGTTTCGATGTTTTCCTGTACCGTCATGGTTGAAAAGATCATTCTTCCTTGAGGAACAAATCCTAGTCCAGCTTTTACGCGTTCATGGCTCTTCATGCCAAATAACTCTTTATTTTCAAGCTTGACGCTTCCTGATTTAGAAGGAATCATTCCAATCAATGATTTCATTAGGGTGGTTTTTCCCATTCCGTTACGCCCCAAAATAGCAATGATCTCATTCTTTTTGAGAGAGAGGTTTAAACCTTTAATAACTTCACTTTCTCCATAAGCGACATGTAAATCTTGTATCTCTAGCATCTTTTTACTCCCTTAATGTCCCAAGTAAACTTCAATAACTTTCGGGTCGTTCTGGACTTTTTCCATTGAACCTTCGGAAAGAACTTGTCCTTGGTGAAGTACGGTGACTCTGTCAGCAATTTCTTCTACGAAGTGCATGTCGTGCTCAATAACTAATACGGAACGATCTTTAGTAATTCTCTGGAGCAGTTCTGCCGTTTGTTTACGCTCTGAGACTGACATTCCTGCGACGGGCTCATCCAGCATAAGCAGTTCGGGGTCTTGAATTAGAAGCATTCCAATCTCAAGCCATTGTTTTTGGCCATGACTTAGAAGGTTGGCGGGGCTATCAAGCTTGTCTTGAAGGAAAATCATTTCCGCAATTTCAGTAACCTTATCGATGACCTCTTGGTCTCGGCTGAATGTCAGAGCACCCCAAACTTTCTTTCCCCTAGGGAAAGAGAGTTCAAGGTTTTCGAAAACAGTCAGGTCTTCATAGATAGACGGGTTTTGAAATTTTCGACCGACGCCAGCATGTACAATTTCATGTTCTTTCAGTTTGGTTAATTCTTTACCTTTAAACTTAATAGAACCTTCGGTAGCTTTGGTTCGTCCGCAAATCAAGTCGAGAACAGTGGTTTTTCCCGCGCCATTTGGTCCAATTATGACGCGTATTTCTTGTTCCTCAATGTATAAAGACACATCGTTTACAGCTTTGAACCCGTCAAACGAAACGGTAAGTCCTTCAATAGTTAAGACAAAATCTTTTTGTTGGTACATGGTTGTCTCCAATACCTTGATCATTAATTGTTAATTACTTTTCAGCTTTTTTCTTTTGTATTGCTTTTAATTTTTTATCTACCCAAGGCTGCACATGGCTTTCGTAGATTCCAGCTAACCCTTTAGGGAAGGCGAGTACCACTGCGATAAATAAAGCTCCCATAGCGAACAGCCAAAGCTCTGGATAGGACTCGGAAAGAATCGTCTTAGCCCAGTTAACAATTAAGGCTCCGTAAATCGCACCAAAGATTGAAAGATTTCCGCCTACGGCTGCAAAAATAACCATTTCTATTGAAGGTACGATTCCAATCAATGAGGGGGACATGAATCCAACTTGAAGTGTAAACATGGCGCCACCGATTGAAGAAAAAATCCCGGCAATGCAGAAGATAAATATTTTGAAGTTTGAAACATCGTATCCAGAGAAGCGGACTCGGTCTTCACTGTCGCGCATCGCAACTAAAAGTCTGCCTAGTTTACTTTTTCGAATGTATTGGGCAGCTACCAGTGTTATCAATAGCAGAACAACGTTTACGAAATAAAGTACATATTTGGCAGAGTCAGTACGAATATCCCAACCATGTAATGTTCTTAAGTCTGTAATGCCGTTAACGCCACCGGTAAATCCTTGTTGACCAATAATTAAAATAGTCAGGATGGCAGCAATGGCTTGCGTGATGATGGCGAAATAAACCCCGCCAACTCTACGTTTAAACATTGCCGCCCCGATGATGTAAGCAAACAAAGCTGGTAAAGCAAAGATTGCAAACACGGTGAAGCCAAAACTGTGGAAGGGTTCCCAAAACCAAGGCAGTT
It encodes the following:
- the urtE gene encoding urea ABC transporter ATP-binding subunit UrtE, whose translation is MLEIQDLHVAYGESEVIKGLNLSLKKNEIIAILGRNGMGKTTLMKSLIGMIPSKSGSVKLENKELFGMKSHERVKAGLGFVPQGRMIFSTMTVQENIETGLTSTKETEVPEDLYNIFPVLREMRKRRGGNLSGGQQQQLAIARALASDPDVLLLDEPTEGIQPSIIKEMAHTLKEIRDSRGLSIIVSEQVLSFALDVADRIIVIEKGKIIHDQPRNEVDEDKVASFLSV
- the urtC gene encoding urea ABC transporter permease subunit UrtC translates to MVQTKLRSLAPKNDVISFLILAAILLVALPVLFDIFRLNLIGKYLTFAFVALGLVLSWGLGGILSLGQGIFFGLGGYAMAMFLKLEASSPENTQIQSTPGIPDFMDWNQLTELPWFWEPFHSFGFTVFAIFALPALFAYIIGAAMFKRRVGGVYFAIITQAIAAILTILIIGQQGFTGGVNGITDLRTLHGWDIRTDSAKYVLYFVNVVLLLITLVAAQYIRKSKLGRLLVAMRDSEDRVRFSGYDVSNFKIFIFCIAGIFSSIGGAMFTLQVGFMSPSLIGIVPSIEMVIFAAVGGNLSIFGAIYGALIVNWAKTILSESYPELWLFAMGALFIAVVLAFPKGLAGIYESHVQPWVDKKLKAIQKKKAEK
- a CDS encoding zinc ribbon domain-containing protein codes for the protein MPVYDYKCPDHGIFYELATMDESNKPAQCPHCQTLSPRIIMIPPEILDMAPAKRNAIEKNEAAQHEPQVSTVDSRAENTEKLKHGCGCQYHKKGKSKLMWTADGKKMFPSMRPWMISH
- the urtD gene encoding urea ABC transporter ATP-binding protein UrtD; translation: MYQQKDFVLTIEGLTVSFDGFKAVNDVSLYIEEQEIRVIIGPNGAGKTTVLDLICGRTKATEGSIKFKGKELTKLKEHEIVHAGVGRKFQNPSIYEDLTVFENLELSFPRGKKVWGALTFSRDQEVIDKVTEIAEMIFLQDKLDSPANLLSHGQKQWLEIGMLLIQDPELLMLDEPVAGMSVSERKQTAELLQRITKDRSVLVIEHDMHFVEEIADRVTVLHQGQVLSEGSMEKVQNDPKVIEVYLGH
- a CDS encoding nitric oxide reductase activation protein NorD, which codes for MAIQFQLKLFVPQLELTILALFGRKIQLLPLGAPQSRPMIQEGSISLPSSISAESYLQAKAYYFMCVIHAMGHILYSTPMDAQGYKNRQLVMVSLIEDARVETLLINQYPGLKQQFKSCFVKPNSDSNDFDSIAYGVAYGILNSSYESSNYIVSKALNAFRSLSFNELNDAGLSLRLGLQLANDIGQMRISMNERTEFTIVDYRDDNQYLWQQVEPVLAEGTSSDGNENISDYDARSFKESFAEREVSALSETAPNEEGNLVFKEVPEHSDNELRNKASTLASLCYKEWDYKIARFKERWCSVDVFKPIDDQAKHTNLLDHLHAQLVFKLYKLISSYQQNRWKQKAQKEGDELDLEAVVNTLVDLRSGRIHSDPNLYLKIQSDHHQDIALLVLLDLSESMNQTYLDSEISILKNTEQSTLVLSSLLDKLDHSYAVHGFNSDGRHHINYYELKGFAEQGDVLSSRLPNLTAQYSTRLGAGVRHAYTEIAQRQETHKLILVITDGKPSDIDVYDENYLIEDAKVAVREVENKGIKTFCLALDTDGENDYTQQIFKPGHYGILKDPNKLTDTLVNLYLKIFKAFM
- the fmdA gene encoding formamidase encodes the protein MAETIIKIDLNKSAYEHDNIHNRWHPDIPMVSMVKPGDDFIIECMDWTGGQIENNDDAADVRDVDLTQVHFLSGPVGIEGAEPGDLLEVDILDIGTFADSQWGFNGFFSKQNGGGFLTDHFPEAQKTIWDFNGMFTKSRHIPGVEFAGLIHPGLIGCLPDKKMLDEWNTREKELFDTDPERTPPLAALPYAETAHMGRMKPEEAKSAAAEGARTVPPREHGGNCDIKDLSRGSKVYFPVYVKDAGLSVGDLHFSQGDGEITFCGAIEMAGWIHLRVNLVKDGMKKYGIKNPIFKPSPITPRYDDYLIFEGISVDEEGQQHYLDVNVAYRQACLNAIEYLKKFGYSGAQAYSLLGTAPVQGHISGVVDIPNSCATLWLPTDIFEFDVNPNAEGPKKYVDDSVQVPLAPDLK